TGTCTATTCTTCTGTGTTGTAATGCCGATTGAAGATGCCAATATCTGATCCTGTTATTTTTGCTTTAGGAATGCAAGAACTCTGTTTCATTCAATGTTATCCGAGGATGCACTCATAATGCCTTGCAAAGGAGTATTAAAGTTATGCGCCATGTCTCTTCCGGTTAGTCTTCCCACAAATTACTCTTTATTTTCTTTCAGGCAAAAGAACAGAGTTTTTGTTTTCCTTCTAATAACTGTGGTACTGCAGGACTTGTGGAAGAGTCGCCGCAGCCTGAAAGATGTCGAGGGTTTTGACCACTTGGTTGTTAACGAGACTTTAGGAGCCTGCGGTGATCTGCCCGGAGAGCAGCAAGGTCCTTGTCTGCCCTATTATGTATGGCAATGTGGTTATACAAAGGTACAGTCAAACACTGACTCGAGGTTGGATGCATAGATATCATATCTCTTAGACGTGACTAACGATGCATTCAAACTTGACCAGAAATTAAGCAAAGTGTACTCTGTCATGGACTTCAACTTTTCGGAGCCTATTCACTCCTGCTTTGGGAAAACAAAGGTATATCTTGCTGTCTTTTTGGTGGCATGAGCGTCATCAGAGTTTTTCCTTGTAGAGTTGCCTTGATTTCAGAGATTCTAAATTATATCAGGTCCATGCTGTCACCAGTTCTAACTGAATATGAAGATGGGAATGCACCAGAGATGTCACTAACTTATATCATACTAGCGCAAAGTTGTTTGCTAGGTGTCTGTTGGGAGTGATTTTGTTCTGCCTTAACTTTTCTTagtttatactccctccgtaaagaaatataagagcgttgagatcactactttagtgatctataAACACTCTTTATAGAGGGAGTATATGTAAAAGCCATGTTTGGTCCATCATCCTTCAGTCCCTGTTGCGCACTAAAATACACAACATGAAGCGCCCCTCTGCTGCCTAAAACATTCATGTTTTCTGACTGAATTTCATACCCAGGTATGCAAGTAGTTTTCTGACCGGTCTGCCATTCCATTTGATCTTGTGTAGATTGAGTTTGCCGATGCTGGAACGTGCCATGGCTTTGCGGTTTGGATCGACTGGGTGCTCGACGAGAAGAACTCCATCGTGATAAGCACAGGTCCAGGTAAGCACATGTCTTCATCTCACTCTTGAGTACGTCAATGCCTGTAAGAATCGTGAGTAAACTGATGGTTGTTTGTTACATTCCCCTACCTGATGGTCCTGTGCTGTTGGTGTTTACCTGTCCTCAGATACCCGATACTGGAAGCAAGGGGTGCAGCTCCTGAGCAAGCCTGTGGAAGTGAACCCAGCTGACGACCCGGCCGCGCTTGTGGAGGCCTCATTTGATCCTGCCTCTGGCGACATCACGTTTAGTTCATCCTTCTCTTGATGCGCATCAAGCTGTAACATAGGACCTGTCGCGCGCAAGCGACTACCTTTGCCCCAGCTGTAACATCGAACATTTTCTTAATTTATTTATAGGAAACATTACCATTGCATTCCATTAAACGTAAGCGGTGGACAAATCGTCAGCATGCAGGTTCTATACAAAGTACAAACTGAGGCAGACGGCCAGGAAATTTTTACATTGCCATATGCAACGCGTGCTGTGCAAAGTTTAGTTTCTCTAAACAGGGCTCCTAATGGCGAAAGATGATGGGCACTGATCGAGTGCTTTCTTGAGCTTTTGGAAACATATATAGATACCCTAGCACTCTGATTCTCAAGATAGCAATTTGCTTGCTTGACAGCAGAAACTAATATGGAAATCACACTAACAGCGCTTGTACAGAAACTATTCTCCCTGCTACCGCCTTTCGGGGCGCGTAGATGGAAGGCATCCAGTATGTGCTGCGGTTTACGTTCTCCTTGTAATGCCTTGCCACCATGAATCTGCCGAATTTGAATATTTTTGCACATTAATAGAATCCAACAGACTCGTGCCTTCAAGCAATTAATCATGTTCATCTACAATGCGCCAATACCTGGACAGAATTTAGCCCATGCGAAAAACATGGAAATCGCTGCGACAAAGAGGAACAGCCAATGTTTGAAGTGAGTGGATAATAACAAGGTCTTGAACGGAGCAAGCTTGTTCGCCCACTGCATCCAGAAAGGAACTCTTAAATAATGTAGGAATCAGACAAAATGAATTTATTTTTTACACTAATTGGTTATTGTTATTATTACTTAAAAATTCCTACCTGTGCAAGCGCACGTGTCGATAGTTACAGGTTATGGCAGGAAACATATGAATTAATGTAGGATGGCAAAAAGACATAAGGCCAGTCTTGGCGAAAAAGAGATGATCTGCGGGAGCAGAGAATATGTACCTGGCGAATGGGTGATCCTTTAGCAACACCAATGTTACTTAGTTCATTAACAATGTGGGCTATTGTAGGCCTTCGCATTCGGTCATCCTCCACACATTTCAACGCTATTTCGATGCATGTCCTCACTTGTTCAGATGCATGGGGCGACACTGTTGCCTCCACCTTTGTTCGCCAGTTTTCACGTACCTAGAAATATAATTGAAACATAATAACACCAAAAGTGGGGAACAGGGGTAAGGcacaataaaaaaaattgtgaaaAAATGTTTTCCATGATATGAAATCCTTTTTCTTACAGTTGTAATAAATTCTTTCGGAGGGGTGTATGGACAACTGAAGTAGCCCTCCTTTCCTGCCATTATTTGTATGATTATGACCCCGAGACTAAATACGTCAAACTTGGGACTGATTGCCTGTCTGTTGATTTATACTGGTGGCATGTATCCACTGCATTTCATCTAATACAATTACTTTTCTGAAAGTTCGAGAAAAGATGCTAATTGATTATTTTCGAGTTATTAACTTACCGTGTTCCTTTAATATCTTGGGATTGTGTCATATAGGTTTGTGGTGAATCAAAAAGTCTTGACAAACCGAAATCACCAATTTTTGCTACCATATCCTTATCTAACAAAATATTTTCTGGTTTCAAGTCCAGATGGTAAATGGGAGTATCAGCATTATGAAGGTAATGTAAACCCTCACATATTCCTTTTATTATTTTGTAACATTTGTCCCAATCAAGTCTGCAAGATTCAGCTGTAGAAGTAAACAAAAAGGTATGTTAAATCGCCATGTAAATAACAAGTATAATAGTATTATCAAGTGTGTTTAATCTAAAACGTAGTCCAGCATATCACCCGGTTTCCCCTCCTAGATGCTGCAAAAAATAGTTCCATCTTCTCAACCCTAACCCGTATCTCCTTTCTTGTTGGTTGCTACTCCCCACCTAACCCAACCATGAATCATGTGTATGGAACTACGGATACAAGGATGAGTAAATAGATCATGCCCCCCTCCCCCGGCGCCCTCTTATGTTGTAGGAAATTCAAACATAATTTAGTGCAAGTAGAGCAGAATCATACCAGAAAGTTGATTGTCAAGGTTTCCACCCTGCACATATTCCAAACAAATTGCTCTTTCTACCACGCTAGCAGAAACATGTTTTCCCTCGTACTCAACAAATATATGTGATGCATGGTGGCAGTAGCCAACTAACCGTACGATATTTTTGTGTTGGACCCTCATTAGATTATTAAGCTCGTTTTTGAATTGTTCATCATCAATCCACAACATTTGATGAAGTTTCTTAACAGCAACCTCTTCTCCATCCTTCAGCACCCCCTGTTAAAAATCTCAGTTTTTATGGCACATCATTTTTGTAGTTAACGGCAGGGCTCATTTGGAAGTTAGAAGATGAAGTAATAACATACCTTGTAAATAATTCCATATCCACCACGGCCAACTATGTTTTGCTTAGAAAATTTATCAGTAATATTTTCTAAGAACTCAAATGAAAACTCTTTTGCTCTATATAGCTGATGTATAGATGAGCACTCAACAATATCAATCTTATTCAGTTTCTGTATGATCTCCTTTATAGTAGGCCTCTTTTCTCGACTGAACTCCACACATTTTAGAGCTATTTCGATGCATGTTCTAACTTCACGCGAAGTATGCTTTGATATTGTGCCCTGCATCCTGTTTACCCAGAATTCATATACCTGCAGAATTGAAACATAATTCCTTGGCTTGCATGCCTAGATGTGTGGTACAACCTAATATTAGTGAAAGTATTACATTCCATAATATAAAGTTTTTTCTTACACTCTCAATAAA
This sequence is a window from Aegilops tauschii subsp. strangulata cultivar AL8/78 chromosome 7, Aet v6.0, whole genome shotgun sequence. Protein-coding genes within it:
- the LOC109766161 gene encoding uncharacterized protein isoform X1, producing the protein MPGLDDEEFKNEFNNLMRVQHQNTIRLVGYSHHTTQVLADHNGKYVSARVKERSLCSEYLEGGSLDKHLSNEPCALVWHTCYEIIKGLCEGLHYLHKGFEYPIYHLELKPTKVLLDKDMMPKIGGFGFYRLFDSIEASNTPEVTATRVYMPPEYISKRLITPKFDVFSLGIIILQIMAGKESYTKCIDTSPEVFIESVYEFWVNRMQGTISKHTSREVRTCIEIALKCVEFSREKRPTIKEIIQKLNKIDIVECSSIHQLYRAKEFSFEFLENITDKFSKQNIVGRGGYGIIYKGVLKDGEEVAVKKLHQMLWIDDEQFKNELNNLMRVQHKNIVRLVGYCHHASHIFVEYEGKHVSASVVERAICLEYVQGGNLDNQLSGKEGYFSCPYTPPKEFITTVRENWRTKVEATVSPHASEQVRTCIEIALKCVEDDRMRRPTIAHIVNELSNIGVAKGSPIRQWANKLAPFKTLLLSTHFKHWLFLFVAAISMFFAWAKFCPDSWWQGITRRT
- the LOC109766161 gene encoding G-type lectin S-receptor-like serine/threonine-protein kinase At1g11303 isoform X2, producing MPGLDDEEFKNEFNNLMRVQHQNTIRVKERSLCSEYLEGGSLDKHLSNEPCALVWHTCYEIIKGLCEGLHYLHKGFEYPIYHLELKPTKVLLDKDMMPKIGGFGFYRLFDSIEASNTPEVTATRVYMPPEYISKRLITPKFDVFSLGIIILQIMAGKESYTKCIDTSPEVFIESVYEFWVNRMQGTISKHTSREVRTCIEIALKCVEFSREKRPTIKEIIQKLNKIDIVECSSIHQLYRAKEFSFEFLENITDKFSKQNIVGRGGYGIIYKGVLKDGEEVAVKKLHQMLWIDDEQFKNELNNLMRVQHKNIVRLVGYCHHASHIFVEYEGKHVSASVVERAICLEYVQGGNLDNQLSGKEGYFSCPYTPPKEFITTVRENWRTKVEATVSPHASEQVRTCIEIALKCVEDDRMRRPTIAHIVNELSNIGVAKGSPIRQWANKLAPFKTLLLSTHFKHWLFLFVAAISMFFAWAKFCPDSWWQGITRRT